The window gtcgaatagataaatgaattgctgttcgttagtctcgctaaaactcgagaacggctggaccgatttgactaaaatggttttggtcttgaattacttgtggaagtccagagaaggtttaaaaggtagataaatatgaaaatgctcggaattagataaaaataccaattttgtttttccttcaatgtgtcccccgtcggacggatttcttttgtttgttttaagtttattttatacaaaagcttaggtattttatttatcgattgaggcactacgaaatctgccgggtcagctagtaaccaTTAAAATTTCGTGacgtataaaaaaatacaattaggtACGCTGGACGGCTTACGTTTTGTGGATCCCTTTTAAGGTACACGCTGGTTTTCTTGACTTGAAAATCGGGAGCGGCTAGGCAGCGTGCGAACAGTAAAGCGGTGGCGCAGGCCCAGCTGGCCCACACGGCAGCGCTGGCTGCACGTGTCGTCGCCGCTCTGCCGCTAAAACTCCACGTCGCTTCCCAACTTCGCTCTATATGTTCGTTCACAGATGAACAGCTGTCACACAACAAAAGTTGTAGCATCCTTCTTTAAAGGACTTCGAATTAGGAACATACgaaggctgccccacctttcaaatcgaaacgcattactgcttcatggcagaaataggcagggtggtggtacctacccgcgcagactcacaagaggtcctagcaccagtaaaaagatAGAACTTAAATAGGCaaataagttattttattaaaacgatCCAATGACCGAGAAGTTATAGTAGCTCAAAGTAGCTATGTGTAGTATGTGGTGTATTTGGGTCATCTGACTAatagactttttactggtggtaagacctcttgtgagtccgcacggataggtaccaccaccctgcctatttctgacgtgaagcagtaatgcgtttcggtttgaaggcggggcagccgttgtaactatactatatcTCACTCActaactatatctcaaggtgtgtggcgcatttacgttgtagatgtctatgggctccagtaaccacttaacaccaggtgggctgtgagcccgtccacacatccaagcaataaaaaaaaaagatatacttctaaggtctcagtatagtcacaacggctgccccacccttcaaaccgaaacgcattactgcttcacggcagaaataggtggagcggtggtacctacccgtgcggactcacaagagatcctaccaccagtaattttgcgggtttgatttttattgcacgatgttattccttcaccgtggaagtcactcGTGAACGTTTgtatggattccagtaaccacttaatcgGGTAAGCCATGGCTTGTTTGCTCAAAAGGCAATATCATATAATTGCTGTCAAATCCAGAATcgaatactttttaaattttgaaaatagtatCTACACAAGCACTCACTTAGTCGAATTGGTGATATCGAAAAATGCTTCACAGAACGCGTGTAGGCCCTTGTTCGTCATGGTAAAACTATAGCCAGTGAGACCTGCCATTACTAGCGAAAATAACAAGGCTGGCATTAATATACGCCACGGCTGCTGGAGACTGCAAATATAGAAAATGAAGTTTGTGTTAAATCATATATTTGAGAAAacattgtgcttagtgcgagttatttaattttcctttgttttccgctaggggcgcttttCCAACTCCATACGAATTTAACTTTTACACGATCGAGAAAGTAAAAAAACAGATACATATATACTTTGAATCAATTCAATGCACAGTCGTGtagttaatctatacatataaataaaattggagtatctgtttgtaatattgtaattaccgctttttactacatgcgtatgaatatatatacggtcatacaccaaaataacatttttcacaatttttgtatgtctgtctgtctgtctgtctgtctgtttgttccgactaatctctggaatggctggaccgattttgacgggactttcactggaCTAGATTCGTCCCGCGGCGtgacccgcggtacgacaataaccgcgtgtaacatcgcgggactcagctagtaatGCAATATGTTCAATTTGTGCttataattgtttaaataaatgaatttgtgTGTGTTAACAGTGTGgacattaatttataatattattagattttatCTCACCCAGTTCGAGCATAGCCTCCGCCCGGACAGATTGTGAACATAACAATCCACGTAATTGCGAAAACAGTTGACAATACAGGCATATACTCGGCATACTGGCAGTCATTGTCTTTTCCGAACAAAGACCTAGAAGTGTCCAGTACTATTCGACGAGTTGAGTTACCTTAAAAATTGATTAGTTTCAGGTCAGGAGTATCGCTAGGTTTAAatgttatgtattataataataataataataataataataaagccttttatttcccatcacctaagtattacatgtaaatattcttaatatatatcgtaatatgatttttacattttgatctattttcagttttgtttatttgatttgCGTACATCAAACTTTTTCTTCGATAGGAACCCCTATttgggtataggcctcctccagcttaatccaattttttttgttcttagcTCTTTTCAtccattattttcttcttttgttttagcTATCCCTATCTTGGCATTGAAGTTTCCCACTAACAGGACATTTTCACTAGCTTGCGCTTGCGCTTCTTGTAGTGATTCGTAAAATTTTATCGATTTTTCTTTAGAATCCTTTTCAGTTGGTGCATACACTTGATTTATTGATTGATATTACCATTCTGTTGAACTCCAGTTGAGGTATTGCAACTCTTTAAGATAAGCCTAAGAAgcttactaaatttaaaaatcctACTTTACGCATGCCAGGTGCTTCTCCTTTAAAGCAGAATATAAAGTCTTGATGCTCTTCGATGCCACTGCCCATCCGTCTAACTTCAACTAAGCCTAATATTTTTCTAGTGGGTATACTAGTTCTATGTATCTTGTTATGGATGCTAACGATTTTACATTAAATGTTCCAATTTGTATTGATTTTTGAGGTACTGTTTTGCTTACTGGAGGGTTATGGTCATTTTCCCCCACGGGGACCAGCCGGCTTGGGGGAATGTTTTTCTTGGTTGTTTTTTGCAGGTTTGTATTATAATGATTGTTATTATTCCGGTTTCGAGTGTATGGTGATCGCTATACATTGGTTTTCTCTCTTAATGAGTTTGATTTTACGCGTGCCATGTATTCGTACGCATTAGTTGTGTTGACTTTCTTCGGAGCTAcgtacaattcattttcttttcgTGGTGTGCTGACATTGGGCGAAGAAGATGGGTCTCTTTTCCTTTTTTCTCGATTAGCATCCGTTTGGCTCTTGATTATTAGTTtatctaattttaagtatgCTATGTTACCCCTCCTTCGTTCCTCTTCAAGTTTTGGTTGTAATGTTTTGCGTGCTTCTAATATTTCTTTAGTATAATCTTCCTTCACATAAATACCCTGGGGTAGTTTATTTTTGGACCTCattatttccatttttctcCAGTACGATACAAGGGATATTAAAATAGGTCGAGGCGTAGTTTTTATCTTTCCAATTCTATAGATATTCATAATTTCGTGCTCTTGTATGCTTAATCCTAGATGACAATTAAGTTTTTCAGATATGTATTTTACCAAACTTAACCCTTCTTGTTTGTCTTCCTTTATTCCAAAGAGTAGTATGTTAGTTTTCTTTTTAGCCATTTCCAGACCTTTAATTTTCTCCTTAAGTTCTTTGACTGAATTTTTAAGTTGTTTGTTTTCGTCGTCtatcattttaaatcgttcatCAATTTGTTGCACTACATTTTTAGTTACAGCTTCTGTTATAGCGATAGTCTGTTGTTTCATTTGCTCTtgaattttttctaataatatttgCATTTGATTATCCAtttttcagtgaaaatttttgttttacgaTTTTTCGTAGATCGTTTTAAGATGATTCTGGTATAATTTTAAAGTAGATCTGGCAACCCCGATTATATCGATATAGTTTCTGAAAGTTGCCTagcttgaatgtaaattgtcGAATTGTCTGTGGCTTAAACTGTGACTTACTTCACTCtgtatttatcaaaataaataccctcaaaataaaatataaaaataataatctcaagaggttattttttcatttctcaTAAATAGGTTGCACATTAACACTGTTCACAAactttcttgtttatttttatataaagtatCTTCTATTATCTTGAATTGTGACTTTTTACACTTGATATATTTGAGTATTAAGGtaaaacttaatattattttaagagcAAACGAGTACACGTCTTTATTATTCTGTCACCGGAAGCGGAAAAATGTTATGTATTacctatgtattattatttgttattatatattatgcaaCTTTAAATATTGTGTGAATTCTGTAAGAGACTACATAATAAATGTTATAAGAAATTGAAAGACGGAGACTAAATGTTTTGAGGCTTATTATCTTGACTAAAATTAATAgtgagaatataaaataaatcgtcAAATTTTACAAACTATTTCTTTTCATACATTCTTAATGTAAAGGGCCTATTTATATTAAAGTATAGTCTACTCTATCGGGTTATTAATTAAAAGACCCGAGAGTGGGCCACCTTTCGAGTTCTGCCACATCCACATCACCGATCCGTAATATCCTCAATTTATATTATTCCGCAAGATACTTTTCTCCCTCTAGTTCCAACATAAAATAAGATAATGTAATGCGACTTCAACATCCATTTCACTTCTAcgataaatgaaaaacaatcaAGTCAGTAGTAGGTACACGTAAAGATAgctgaataattttttttattacttagatgggtgggcgagttcacaacccacctggtgttaagtagttactggagcccatagacaccttgagatataagttctaaggtctcaagtatagttacaacggctgccctacccttcaaaccgaaacgcattactgcttcatggcagaaataggcagggcggtggtacctacccgcgcggactcacaagaggtcctaccaccattaagtgaatataataaatactcatCTACAGAATGTTAGCTGATTTAAAAAACACTCAcctgaatatataataatattttcttttgataATTGGACATTTGGTACTACCGTACCTGTAACAtctcttttaataattttaattggcgcggtATAGTTGTCTTTGACTACATCATTAGAATCAGTAACAGTAGTTTCATTAGCAATTCCAGTCGCTTCCGAATCATCAAATATATCACTGTTGGTTATATTTGGACTGGTTAAATAACTAGTACCATTAATTATCACGTCGATTTCTCGAAATTCTAGTTGTCGTGGGTATAATACACAGTTGTTATCGATCAGTTTCATCGTGTGTTGTAGAAAGACGTAGTTGACTACGCCAAATATCGCAGCGCATATGTATAATACTAAATGCCATGCTGAAAATCATTAAAGACATATTAGTTCAAGACTTAATTTTTCAGGTTACTAGTACCTAAGTGATTATGAAGTAGacctgaataataaaaaatctggtATTTGGAATAAAATACATTTCCAAGAGAAATATGTTAGAAAACGAGTTACGATACAACTTACAAGCACTACTTCCATCAAAAGGTATGGAGCTTTTTCAAgttaagttattaaaatttgaacCTACATTGCCTTTAAATTTTACAATCAAATTACGCGCACCATATTTTCTTCATGTTATTATCACGTAGGTACCGGGAatattcgactataaataaCAACTCCCACCACAAAATGCGTCATACACCATGCTCCGGCCACTAATAAGAACAAGGTTTCATTCATCATAAATAATGAGTTTTGTAGCCTAAATCAGTAAGGTCGTTTTTTAAATCAACTGTCGAGTAATATGTAATGGGGACATTAAGCAGatgattacaaaaaatattaactacatcaatagtaaataaaatagaacTAACACCGCAGAAGATAAGACTTAAAATTATATAGTAGGCACTAAAAGAATAGTGAAGGAAGGCCAATTGACGAGCCCAGTCTTCTGATTTCGTTTCACTTCAATTTTGTACTTCAGTACGGTACAAAAGAAACTCTAATTTGCATTATACCTACTCGCCAAGATCTTATCACGTACCTACCGCCGCTGGCATAGACTTTTAATCGTGGCCTCAAAAAGGTGTGGTTTCAACAAACATGAGCTCATGTTGATTTAAGATTGCAAATTTTAGGCAACATAGTATAACCCATAAACGTACGAATTGAAATGGCCATGGCCTGATGATTGGACGCTAAGTTACATCAGATGACAGTCGGGAAAGGAGGATCGacttgtatatttaaaaaactattaattttactGGAAAAATTGAATACCGCAGAACATGTCGTTTTTATTTGGTTGGTAATTTACGTACCTTTCCAGGTCTTGAGATGTTTTGATGCCCTCTCCTCCAACTCACAGTAATCGTAAAGAAGAATAGTCATTTCGTCTTTTTTACTTATTCATAATTTGCACTGGAATTAGAGAAGtcacaattaaaatttcaactttttcaaatttatatcgAGTCTGTTCTCGATCATAGGAGCTTACACACCATCTCGAAAtctgggcgacggtaaccactcaacatcagatgggccgaatGCTCGTATACCTGCTagggtaaattataaaaaacacaAGGTTAATTCTTAATTTTTGTGTTAATATGGACAACATGGTTACAACTGGACTAACTGGAACCAGTATTATTGTTGGCCTTATGAATTTCCTCTCGATTTTCAATGAACGCAActgtattttcaattttaatacacTTTGCTCACTTCGACCACTGTTGCAGAATGCACATATGGCTTTCTAAATAAGTAAAACTTAGCATATGTGACGAGTCATAATATATCCACCGAGAGGTATGAATGTGTACTTTATTGTTGGTTCAAaagcagattaaaaaaatagaaaacaatttttatcaTATCGTAATAACAGATTTCATCCCGTTCCCAAAA of the Bombyx mori chromosome 25, ASM3026992v2 genome contains:
- the LOC101745117 gene encoding uncharacterized protein LOC101745117, with protein sequence MTILLYDYCELEERASKHLKTWKAWHLVLYICAAIFGVVNYVFLQHTMKLIDNNCVLYPRQLEFREIDVIINGTSYLTSPNITNSDIFDDSEATGIANETTVTDSNDVVKDNYTAPIKIIKRDVTGTVVPNVQLSKENIIIYSGNSTRRIVLDTSRSLFGKDNDCQYAEYMPVLSTVFAITWIVMFTICPGGGYARTGLQQPWRILMPALLFSLVMAGLTGYSFTMTNKGLHAFCEAFFDITNSTNCSSVNEHIERSWEATWSFSGRAATTRAASAAVWASWACATALLFARCLAAPDFQVKKTSVYLKRDPQNKITPYLRRASRHSRSSNSSPNKRDNVSAKSEPTATTELVTVSLEQESVPASLVTTPQRTSYNTDLIEMTHNPEERKEK